From a single Cotesia glomerata isolate CgM1 linkage group LG6, MPM_Cglom_v2.3, whole genome shotgun sequence genomic region:
- the LOC123267273 gene encoding uncharacterized protein LOC123267273 has translation MSIHFGCTNETSFTAVYIFRTDPLSAQVLLATALVQVRPHHGNPITARVLIDQGSELSFMRQTLFKKLGQPLQRDMVMLKGIGNVSAGSSLGVSTIELRSLYSTASMHVSMHILPTLTVDLPSFVIADPKWPHLENLKLADPQYLQPRPVDIILGASPAAQIMNAEIQRGPRNAPIAQSTTLGWIVYGAVTAKHASTSHAALHASVDTELQDAIAKFWEQEEVPSGSSPLNTAEEDECEIHFRQTHYRQPDGRYVVRLPLKALESQLGDSINAAMGSLRRLITRLSREREYSDMYRAFMAEYIQLGHMVRIPVNELPANAYFLPHHGVLKLDSATTKLRTVFNGSCATSTGISLNDILHAGPKTQIDIFDVMLRIRCNKILFATDITKMFRQIEVDSLDWPLQCILWTDENDLVDAYCLKTVTYGTASAPFDAVRVLIQLVKDEGHRFPLAVAPMLDTRYVDDIYGGADNEEDAIEVAVQTKHCVQQAASRLPNGLAIV, from the coding sequence ATGTCCATCCATTTTGGATGCACCAACGAAACCAGCTTCACCGCAGTCTACATCTTCCGCACAGATCCGCTTTCCGCTCAAGTATTGCTAGCTACCGCTTTAGTCCAGGTCCGCCCGCATCATGGCAATCCAATCACCGCCAGAGTCTTGATTGATCAAGGTTCAGAGCTCTCATTTATGAGACAGACGCTCTTCAAGAAGCTCGGACAACCGCTACAGCGTGACATGGTCATGCTCAAGGGCATCGGCAATGTCTCCGCAGGAAGCTCACTAGGTGTGAGCACAATTGAGCTTCGTTCGCTGTATTCGACCGCATCAATGCATGTCAGCATGCATATTCTACCAACATTGACGGTAGATCTTCCATCGTTCGTGATCGCTGATCCGAAATGGCCGCATCTTGAGAATCTCAAGCTCGCTGACCCGCAGTATCTACAGCCACGCCCTGTAGATATTATTCTAGGTGCATCACCAGCCGCACAGATCATGAACGCAGAGATTCAACGAGGACCTCGCAATGCTCCTATTGCACAATCCACCACGCTTGGTTGGATCGTCTATGGGGCTGTCACCGCTAAACACGCTTCAACATCACACGCAGCACTACATGCGTCAGTAGATACTGAATTACAAGACGCTATCGCTAAGTTTTGGGAACAGGAAGAAGTTCCATCAGGAAGTTCACCGCTCAACACCGCTGAAGAAGACGAATGTGAAATTCACTTTCGTCAAACGCATTATCGACAGCCTGATGGACGCTACGTAGTGAGATTACCGCTTAAGGCCCTTGAGAGTCAACTTGGCGACTCTATCAACGCAGCTATGGGGTCACTCCGCAGATTAATAACTCGCTTGTCGCGAGAAAGAGAATATTCTGACATGTATCGTGCATTCATGGCAGAATACATTCAGCTAGGACACATGGTACGAATACCAGTCAACGAATTGCCCGCAAACGCTTACTTCTTGCCTCACCATGGGGTATTGAAGCTTGATAGTGCCACTACGAAGCTCCGCACAGTGTTCAATGGTTCCTGTGCAACATCTACAGGAATTTCATTGAATGATATTCTTCACGCAGGACCCAAAAcgcaaattgacatttttgacgTGATGTTGAGAATCCGCTGCAATAAAATTCTATTCGCTACTGACATCACCAAGATGTTCAGACAGATTGAGGTCGACTCTCTTGATTGGCCGCTTCAGTGCATTCTCTGGACAGATGAGAATGACCTGGTAGACGCTTACTGTCTCAAGACAGTCACATACGGAACCGCTAGTGCACCTTTTGACGCTGTACGTGTGCTCATTCAACTTGTGAAGGATGAAGGACACCGCTTTCCGCTAGCTGTTGCTCCAATGTTGGATACACGCTACGTAGATGACATCTACGGTGGAGCAGACAATGAAGAAGACGCTATAGAGGTTGCAGTGCAAACAAAGCACTGTGTGCAGCAGGCTGCTTCCCGCTTGCCAAATGGGCTAGCAATAGTCTAA